From the genome of Vigna angularis cultivar LongXiaoDou No.4 chromosome 11, ASM1680809v1, whole genome shotgun sequence, one region includes:
- the LOC108333988 gene encoding ABC transporter C family member 13 isoform X9, whose translation MTFNFITPVMNHGVVKQLDSDDLLPLPTDMSPSSCHDVILSCWQAQLSNNGSTPSLFRALCSAYGWPYLRLGLLKVINDCIGFVGPLLLNKLIQFLQQGSVNWDGYLLALSLGLTSIIKSFLDTQYSFHLSKLKLKLRSSIMTLIYEKCLRVNLAERSKFTNGEIQTFMSVDADRTVNLCNSFHDMWSLPLQIGVALYLLYTQVKFAFVSGLAITILLIPVNKWIAQLIASATEQMMKEKDERIRKTGELLTYIRTLKMYGWELLFSSWLMDTRSLEVKHLATRKYLDAWCVFFWATTPTLFSLFTFGLYALMGHQLDAAMVFTCLALFNTLISPLNSFPWVINGLIDAIISSRRLSRFLACPEDKFKVGNKSSCPPSFLSEQPNSVQSLGVFIQDACCTWSSSEEQALNMVLNRVTLSVAQGSFVAVIGEVGSGKSSLLYSILGEMQLVHGSIYSNESIAYVPQQVPWILSGTVRDNILFGKSYDPERYTDTLKACALDVDVSLMIGGDMAYIGEKGVNLSGGQRARLALARALYHDSAVVMLDDVLSAVDVQVAQCILYNAILGPLMQRKTRLLCTHNIQAISFADKIVVMDKGHIKWIGNSDDFPINSCTQFSSLNEIDSALQNHGQSCSPNLYSKSEEQSLLGTSIVPALEGAEEIVEVELRKEGKVEIGVYKNYAIFIGWFMTVIICLSAILMQASRNGNDLWLSYWVDTTTESSQTRYSVSFYLAILCLFCIINSFFTLVRAFSFAFGGLQAATKVHNKLLNKLMNAPIQFFDQTPGGRILNRLSSDLYTIDDSLPFILNILLANFVGLLGITIILCYVQVFFLLLLLPFWYIYSRLQFFYRSTSRELRRLDSVSRSPIYSSFTETLDGSSTIRAFKSEDFFFTKFTEHITLYQKTSYTEIVASLWLSLRLQVYLLSRVYLLTFQNEKMQQYKIYTCNNTVHPKLKFEFVLNLEYWLLLIITFFQQLGAFIISFIAVMAVVGSRGSLPINFGTPGLVGLALSYAAPIVSLLGSFLSSFTETEKEMVSIERTLQYMDIPQEEQTGGLYLNQDWPNQGFIEFQCVTLKYLPSLPAALCNLSFRIAGGTQVGIIGRTGAGKSSVLNALFRLTPICTGSISIDGVDIKNISVRELRTHLAIVPQSPFLFEGSLRDNLDPFKMNDDLKIWNALEKCHVKEEVEAAGGLDLLVKEGGMSFSVGQRQLLCLARALLKSSKVLCLDECTANVDIQTASLLQTTISGECKGMTVLTIAHRISTVLNMDNILILDHGKLAEQGNPQVLLKDDTSIFSSFVRASAM comes from the exons GTGATTAATGATTGTATTGGTTTTGTGGGGCCATTGCTTCTCAATAAGCTGATCCAGTTTCTTCAACAAG GTTCAGTGAATTGGGATGGGTATTTACTTGCATTATCCTTGGGGCTCACCTCTATAATTAA ATCCTTTTTAGATACACAATATAGTTTTCATCTTTCCAAACTGAAGCTGAAGCTGCGATCTAGTATCATGACTCTAATCTATGAGAAG TGTCTTCGAGTGAACTTAGCAGAGCGTTCAAAATTTACAAATGGAGAAATTCAGACATTTATGTCAGTGGATGCTGACCGAACTGTCAACTTATGTAATAGTTTCCATGATATGTGGAG ccTGCCTCTACAAATTGGAGTGGCTCTCTATCTTTTGTATACTCAAGTCAAATTTGCATTTGTATCTGGATTAGCAATAACCATTTTATTGATACCAG TGAATAAATGGATAGCACAATTGATTGCAAGTGCTACTGAGCAGATGATGAAGGAGAAAGATGAAAG GATTCGTAAGACAGGAGAACTTTTAACTTATATTCGCACTTTGAAGATGTACGGATGGGAACTTCTTTTTTCTAGTTGGTTGATGGATACAAGATCTTTGGAAGTCAAACACTTAGCT ACACGAAAGTACTTGGATGCGTGGTGTGTTTTCTTTTGGGCTACAACACCgactctcttctctcttttcacTTTTGGACTCTATGCACTGATGGGACATCAACTTGATGCTGCAATG GTTTTCACGTGTCTTGCATTGTTCAACACCCTTATTTCACCACTAAATTCATTCCCTTGGGTAATTAATGGATTGATTGAT GCCATCATATCTTCCAGACGGTTGAGTAGGTTTCTCGCTTGTCCTGAAGATAAATTTAAAGTGGGAAACAAAAGTTCCTGTCCACCATCATTCCTAAGTGAACAGCCTAATTCTGTACAAAGTTTGGGTGTATTTATCCAAGATGCATGTTGTACTTGGTCAAGTAGTGAGGAACAAGCATTAAATATGGTGTTGAATCGTGTGACTCTAAGTGTGGCCCAGGGTTCCTTTGTTGCAGTTATTGGAGAG GTTGGTTCAGGTAAATCATCCCTGTTATATTCAATCCTTGGAGAAATGCAGCTTGTTCATGGCTCTATTTATTCCAATGAATCCATAGCTTATGTACCACAG CAGGTCCCTTGGATTTTATCTGGAACGGTGCGTGACAACATATTATTTGGGAAAAGCTATGATCCTGAAAG GTATACTGATACACTGAAGGCATGTGCATTAGATGTTGATGTCTCATTGATGATTGGAGGTGACATGGCTTATATTGGTGAGAAAGGAGTTAACTTATCGGGTGGACAGAGAGCTCGTCTTGCTTTGGCAAG GGCATTGTATCATGACTCAGCTGTTGTTATGCTTGATGATGTCCTGAGTGCAGTAGATGTACAAGTTGCTCAATGTATCTTATACAATGCCATTCTAGGCCCCCTTATGCAGAGAAAAACCCGATTGCTCTGTACCCATAATATTCAG GCAATATCTTTTGCTGACAAGATTGTTGTAATGGACAAGGGACACATAAAGTGGATAGGAAATTCAGATGACTTTCCAATTAATTCATGTACACAATTCTCTTCGCTGAATGAAATTGATTCAGCTTTACAGAATCATGGACAATCTTGCAGCCCAAATCTTTATTCCAAATCCGAGGAGCAGTCTCTTCTTGGTACAAGTATTGTGCCTGCTCTGGAGGGAGCAGAGGAGATAGTTGAAGTTGAGTTGAGGAAAGAGGGAAAAGTTGAAATTGGAGTGTATAA GAATTATGCTATCTTCATTGGCTGGTTCATGACAGTCATTATATGCCTATCAGCTATTCTGATGCAAGCTTCTCGTAATGGAAATGATTTATGGCTGTCATATTGGGTTGATACAACAACAGAAAGCAGTCAGACAAGATATTCTGTGTCTTTCTATCTG GCTATACTGTGTCtcttttgtattattaattcCTTTTTCACATTGGTGAGGGCATTCTCTTTTGCGTTTGGGGGATTACAAGCTGCAACTAAGGTACACAATAAATTGCTCAACAAGCTTATGAATGCACCTATCCAATTCTTTGATCAGACCCCTGGTGGGAGAATACTGAACAG GTTATCTTCAGATCTTTATACCATTGATGATTCCCTTCCATTCATTCTGAACATTCTCCTAGCGAATTTCGTAGGCTTGTTGGGTATTACAATAATTTTGTGTTATGTACAG GTCTTCTTCTTACTCTTGCTATTACCATTTTGGTATATCTACAGCAGACTTCag TTCTTCTACAGGTCAACATCAAGAGAATTACGACGGCTGGACAGTGTTTCCCGCTCTCCAATATACTCATCATTCACTGAAACACTTGATGGATCATCAACTATTAGAGCGTTTAAATCTGAG GACTTTTTCTTTACCAAATTCACTGAACATATAACCTTGTATCAGAAGACTTCCTACACAGAGATAGTGGCAAGTTTGTGGCTTTCCTTGCGTCTTCAGGTATATCTTTTGAGTCGagtatatttattaacatttcaAAATGAGAAAATGCAGCAATATAAGATTTACACGTGCAACAATACAGTACATCCAAAgcttaaatttgaatttgtatTAAATCTGGAGTATTGGTTGTTGCTAATAATTACTTTCTTCCAGCAATTAGGTGCATTTATCATCTCTTTCATAGCTGTGATGGCTGTTGTTGGATCTCGTGGCAGTCTGCCCATCAACTTTGGTACCCCAGGATTG GTAGGATTGGCCCTCTCATATGCAGCTCCAATTGTGTCCTTATTGGGGAGTTTTTTGTCAAGCTTCACTGAAACAGAAAAGGAAATGGTTTCAATTGAAAGAACTCTTCAA TACATGGACATTCCTCAAGAAGAACAAACGGGAGGCCTATACTTGAATCAAGATTGGCCAAATCAAGGATTTATCGAATTCCAGTGTGTTACTTTGAAATATTTACCATCTTTGCCAGCTGCACTCTGCAATCTTAGTTTTAGAATTGCTGGAGGGACACAA GTTGGAATAATTGGAAGAACAGGCGCTGGAAAGTCCAGTGTGTTAAATGCTCTTTTCCGTCTTACTCCAATATGTACAGGCTCTATCTCAATTGATGGCGtggatattaaaaatatttctgtCAGAGAACTACGTACACATTTGGCCATTGTTCCTCAGAGTCCATTTTTGTTCGAAGGATCATTAAG GGATAACCTAGATCCTTTCAAAATGAATGATGACTTAAAAATTTGGAATGCATTGGAAAAGTGCCATGTGAAAGAGGAAGTAGAAGCAGCTGGAGGGTTGGACCTTCTTGTAAAGGAAGGAGGCATGTCATTTTCAGTTGGCCAGCGGCAACTTCTTTGCCTCGCCCGTGCACTTTTGAAATCTTCCAAG GTTCTCTGTTTGGATGAATGCACAGCCAATGTAGACATTCAAACTGCTTCACTGCTGCAAACTACCATATCCGGTGAATGCAAAGGAATGACAGTTCTCACAATTGCTCACCGGATTTCAACTGTTTTAAATATGGACAACATTCTGATTCTTGACCATGGGAAACTG GCTGAACAGGGTAACCCACAGGTTCTTCTGAAAGATGACACCTCGATATTTTCTAGTTTTGTTAGAGCTTCAGCAATGTAG
- the LOC108333988 gene encoding ABC transporter C family member 13 isoform X8, producing the protein MNISFGIAINVIRIKRPSYKNSFLEDPLLSNGVDLEEGGYQDLENDGNFWDLMTFNFITPVMNHGVVKQLDSDDLLPLPTDMSPSSCHDVILSCWQAQLSNNGSTPSLFRALCSAYGWPYLRLGLLKVINDCIGFVGPLLLNKLIQFLQQGSVNWDGYLLALSLGLTSIIKSFLDTQYSFHLSKLKLKLRSSIMTLIYEKCLRVNLAERSKFTNGEIQTFMSVDADRTVNLCNSFHDMWSLPLQIGVALYLLYTQVKFAFVSGLAITILLIPVNKWIAQLIASATEQMMKEKDERIRKTGELLTYIRTLKMYGWELLFSSWLMDTRSLEVKHLATRKYLDAWCVFFWATTPTLFSLFTFGLYALMGHQLDAAMVFTCLALFNTLISPLNSFPWVINGLIDAIISSRRLSRFLACPEDKFKVGNKSSCPPSFLSEQPNSVQSLGVFIQDACCTWSSSEEQALNMVLNRVTLSVAQGSFVAVIGEVGSGKSSLLYSILGEMQLVHGSIYSNESIAYVPQQVPWILSGTVRDNILFGKSYDPERYTDTLKACALDVDVSLMIGGDMAYIGEKGVNLSGGQRARLALARALYHDSAVVMLDDVLSAVDVQVAQCILYNAILGPLMQRKTRLLCTHNIQAISFADKIVVMDKGHIKWIGNSDDFPINSCTQFSSLNEIDSALQNHGQSCSPNLYSKSEEQSLLGTSIVPALEGAEEIVEVELRKEGKVEIGVYKNYAIFIGWFMTVIICLSAILMQASRNGNDLWLSYWVDTTTESSQTRYSVSFYLAILCLFCIINSFFTLVRAFSFAFGGLQAATKVHNKLLNKLMNAPIQFFDQTPGGRILNRLSSDLYTIDDSLPFILNILLANFVGLLGITIILCYVQVFFLLLLLPFWYIYSRLQFFYRSTSRELRRLDSVSRSPIYSSFTETLDGSSTIRAFKSEDFFFTKFTEHITLYQKTSYTEIVASLWLSLRLQVYLLSRVYLLTFQNEKMQQYKIYTCNNTVHPKLKFEFVLNLEYWLLLIITFFQQLGAFIISFIAVMAVVGSRGSLPINFGTPGLVGLALSYAAPIVSLLGSFLSSFTETEKEMVSIERTLQYMDIPQEEQTGGLYLNQDWPNQGFIEFQCVTLKYLPSLPAALCNLSFRIAGGTQVGIIGRTGAGKSSVLNALFRLTPICTGSISIDGVDIKNISVRELRTHLAIVPQSPFLFEGSLRDNLDPFKMNDDLKIWNALEKCHVKEEVEAAGGLDLLVKEGGMSFSVGQRQLLCLARALLKSSKVLCLDECTANVDIQTASLLQTTISGECKGMTVLTIAHRISTVLNMDNILILDHGKLAEQGNPQVLLKDDTSIFSSFVRASAM; encoded by the exons GTGATTAATGATTGTATTGGTTTTGTGGGGCCATTGCTTCTCAATAAGCTGATCCAGTTTCTTCAACAAG GTTCAGTGAATTGGGATGGGTATTTACTTGCATTATCCTTGGGGCTCACCTCTATAATTAA ATCCTTTTTAGATACACAATATAGTTTTCATCTTTCCAAACTGAAGCTGAAGCTGCGATCTAGTATCATGACTCTAATCTATGAGAAG TGTCTTCGAGTGAACTTAGCAGAGCGTTCAAAATTTACAAATGGAGAAATTCAGACATTTATGTCAGTGGATGCTGACCGAACTGTCAACTTATGTAATAGTTTCCATGATATGTGGAG ccTGCCTCTACAAATTGGAGTGGCTCTCTATCTTTTGTATACTCAAGTCAAATTTGCATTTGTATCTGGATTAGCAATAACCATTTTATTGATACCAG TGAATAAATGGATAGCACAATTGATTGCAAGTGCTACTGAGCAGATGATGAAGGAGAAAGATGAAAG GATTCGTAAGACAGGAGAACTTTTAACTTATATTCGCACTTTGAAGATGTACGGATGGGAACTTCTTTTTTCTAGTTGGTTGATGGATACAAGATCTTTGGAAGTCAAACACTTAGCT ACACGAAAGTACTTGGATGCGTGGTGTGTTTTCTTTTGGGCTACAACACCgactctcttctctcttttcacTTTTGGACTCTATGCACTGATGGGACATCAACTTGATGCTGCAATG GTTTTCACGTGTCTTGCATTGTTCAACACCCTTATTTCACCACTAAATTCATTCCCTTGGGTAATTAATGGATTGATTGAT GCCATCATATCTTCCAGACGGTTGAGTAGGTTTCTCGCTTGTCCTGAAGATAAATTTAAAGTGGGAAACAAAAGTTCCTGTCCACCATCATTCCTAAGTGAACAGCCTAATTCTGTACAAAGTTTGGGTGTATTTATCCAAGATGCATGTTGTACTTGGTCAAGTAGTGAGGAACAAGCATTAAATATGGTGTTGAATCGTGTGACTCTAAGTGTGGCCCAGGGTTCCTTTGTTGCAGTTATTGGAGAG GTTGGTTCAGGTAAATCATCCCTGTTATATTCAATCCTTGGAGAAATGCAGCTTGTTCATGGCTCTATTTATTCCAATGAATCCATAGCTTATGTACCACAG CAGGTCCCTTGGATTTTATCTGGAACGGTGCGTGACAACATATTATTTGGGAAAAGCTATGATCCTGAAAG GTATACTGATACACTGAAGGCATGTGCATTAGATGTTGATGTCTCATTGATGATTGGAGGTGACATGGCTTATATTGGTGAGAAAGGAGTTAACTTATCGGGTGGACAGAGAGCTCGTCTTGCTTTGGCAAG GGCATTGTATCATGACTCAGCTGTTGTTATGCTTGATGATGTCCTGAGTGCAGTAGATGTACAAGTTGCTCAATGTATCTTATACAATGCCATTCTAGGCCCCCTTATGCAGAGAAAAACCCGATTGCTCTGTACCCATAATATTCAG GCAATATCTTTTGCTGACAAGATTGTTGTAATGGACAAGGGACACATAAAGTGGATAGGAAATTCAGATGACTTTCCAATTAATTCATGTACACAATTCTCTTCGCTGAATGAAATTGATTCAGCTTTACAGAATCATGGACAATCTTGCAGCCCAAATCTTTATTCCAAATCCGAGGAGCAGTCTCTTCTTGGTACAAGTATTGTGCCTGCTCTGGAGGGAGCAGAGGAGATAGTTGAAGTTGAGTTGAGGAAAGAGGGAAAAGTTGAAATTGGAGTGTATAA GAATTATGCTATCTTCATTGGCTGGTTCATGACAGTCATTATATGCCTATCAGCTATTCTGATGCAAGCTTCTCGTAATGGAAATGATTTATGGCTGTCATATTGGGTTGATACAACAACAGAAAGCAGTCAGACAAGATATTCTGTGTCTTTCTATCTG GCTATACTGTGTCtcttttgtattattaattcCTTTTTCACATTGGTGAGGGCATTCTCTTTTGCGTTTGGGGGATTACAAGCTGCAACTAAGGTACACAATAAATTGCTCAACAAGCTTATGAATGCACCTATCCAATTCTTTGATCAGACCCCTGGTGGGAGAATACTGAACAG GTTATCTTCAGATCTTTATACCATTGATGATTCCCTTCCATTCATTCTGAACATTCTCCTAGCGAATTTCGTAGGCTTGTTGGGTATTACAATAATTTTGTGTTATGTACAG GTCTTCTTCTTACTCTTGCTATTACCATTTTGGTATATCTACAGCAGACTTCag TTCTTCTACAGGTCAACATCAAGAGAATTACGACGGCTGGACAGTGTTTCCCGCTCTCCAATATACTCATCATTCACTGAAACACTTGATGGATCATCAACTATTAGAGCGTTTAAATCTGAG GACTTTTTCTTTACCAAATTCACTGAACATATAACCTTGTATCAGAAGACTTCCTACACAGAGATAGTGGCAAGTTTGTGGCTTTCCTTGCGTCTTCAGGTATATCTTTTGAGTCGagtatatttattaacatttcaAAATGAGAAAATGCAGCAATATAAGATTTACACGTGCAACAATACAGTACATCCAAAgcttaaatttgaatttgtatTAAATCTGGAGTATTGGTTGTTGCTAATAATTACTTTCTTCCAGCAATTAGGTGCATTTATCATCTCTTTCATAGCTGTGATGGCTGTTGTTGGATCTCGTGGCAGTCTGCCCATCAACTTTGGTACCCCAGGATTG GTAGGATTGGCCCTCTCATATGCAGCTCCAATTGTGTCCTTATTGGGGAGTTTTTTGTCAAGCTTCACTGAAACAGAAAAGGAAATGGTTTCAATTGAAAGAACTCTTCAA TACATGGACATTCCTCAAGAAGAACAAACGGGAGGCCTATACTTGAATCAAGATTGGCCAAATCAAGGATTTATCGAATTCCAGTGTGTTACTTTGAAATATTTACCATCTTTGCCAGCTGCACTCTGCAATCTTAGTTTTAGAATTGCTGGAGGGACACAA GTTGGAATAATTGGAAGAACAGGCGCTGGAAAGTCCAGTGTGTTAAATGCTCTTTTCCGTCTTACTCCAATATGTACAGGCTCTATCTCAATTGATGGCGtggatattaaaaatatttctgtCAGAGAACTACGTACACATTTGGCCATTGTTCCTCAGAGTCCATTTTTGTTCGAAGGATCATTAAG GGATAACCTAGATCCTTTCAAAATGAATGATGACTTAAAAATTTGGAATGCATTGGAAAAGTGCCATGTGAAAGAGGAAGTAGAAGCAGCTGGAGGGTTGGACCTTCTTGTAAAGGAAGGAGGCATGTCATTTTCAGTTGGCCAGCGGCAACTTCTTTGCCTCGCCCGTGCACTTTTGAAATCTTCCAAG GTTCTCTGTTTGGATGAATGCACAGCCAATGTAGACATTCAAACTGCTTCACTGCTGCAAACTACCATATCCGGTGAATGCAAAGGAATGACAGTTCTCACAATTGCTCACCGGATTTCAACTGTTTTAAATATGGACAACATTCTGATTCTTGACCATGGGAAACTG GCTGAACAGGGTAACCCACAGGTTCTTCTGAAAGATGACACCTCGATATTTTCTAGTTTTGTTAGAGCTTCAGCAATGTAG